From a region of the Stenotrophomonas sp. BIO128-Bstrain genome:
- a CDS encoding ribonuclease H-like domain-containing protein, producing the protein MSLSLDKLRLLRRQAGDATPAPARDPSIATAGRSDAGDTIATGGAAPAPLPAAANDARARTPAPASVFGWVEQEIRHKPTGEAARHTAPAAPALPAPALRKPEIGGLRRLLGLRERSLSTAHPREDAKDRHVPGEEIAPGLFLIESFVAQAIPTEPLSLAFAKREGEQVQPQDLLFFDTETTGLAGGTGTRAFMIGAADWHAHPERGDGLRIRQLLMTTMAAETAMLREFAGWLRPSTVFSSYNGRCYDAPLLKTRYRLARQRCPITPLDHVDLLFPTRRRYRGTWENCRLATIERQLLQIVREDDLPGSEAPAAWLNYLRGGSAVNLRRVAEHNHQDVVTLALLMRRLVAEEQRDRETLALQAIDAV; encoded by the coding sequence GTGAGCCTGAGCCTGGACAAGCTGCGCCTGCTGCGCCGGCAGGCCGGTGATGCAACGCCCGCGCCGGCCCGTGATCCGTCCATCGCCACTGCGGGCCGATCCGATGCGGGTGACACCATCGCTACCGGCGGCGCCGCCCCCGCGCCCCTCCCGGCCGCCGCCAACGACGCGCGCGCGCGCACGCCCGCGCCCGCCTCCGTGTTCGGCTGGGTGGAGCAGGAAATCCGCCACAAGCCCACCGGTGAGGCCGCACGCCATACCGCACCGGCAGCGCCTGCCCTCCCGGCGCCCGCGCTGCGCAAGCCCGAGATCGGTGGCCTGCGCCGGCTGCTCGGCCTGCGCGAGCGGAGCCTCAGCACCGCCCACCCGCGTGAGGACGCCAAGGACCGCCATGTACCGGGCGAGGAGATCGCGCCGGGCCTGTTCCTGATCGAGTCGTTCGTCGCCCAGGCCATTCCCACCGAGCCCTTGTCGCTCGCCTTCGCCAAGCGCGAGGGCGAACAGGTGCAGCCACAGGACCTGCTGTTCTTCGATACCGAAACCACTGGCCTGGCCGGCGGTACCGGCACCCGCGCCTTCATGATCGGCGCCGCGGACTGGCACGCCCATCCCGAGCGCGGCGATGGCCTGCGCATCCGCCAGCTGCTGATGACCACGATGGCCGCCGAAACCGCGATGCTGCGCGAGTTCGCCGGGTGGCTGCGGCCGAGCACGGTGTTCTCCAGCTACAACGGCCGCTGCTACGACGCCCCGCTGCTCAAGACCCGCTACCGTTTGGCGCGGCAGCGCTGCCCGATCACCCCGCTGGATCACGTCGACCTGCTGTTCCCGACCCGCCGCCGCTATCGCGGTACCTGGGAAAACTGCCGGCTGGCCACGATCGAACGCCAGCTGCTGCAGATCGTGCGCGAAGACGACCTGCCCGGCTCGGAAGCCCCGGCGGCGTGGTTGAACTACCTGCGCGGCGGCAGCGCGGTGAACCTGCGCCGCGTGGCCGAGCACAACCACCAGGACGTGGTGACCCTGGCGCTGTTGATGCGACGGCTGGTGGCCGAGGAACAGCGTGACCGGGAGACGTTGGCGCTGCAGGCCATTGACGCGGTGTAA
- a CDS encoding I78 family peptidase inhibitor: MRLNLLFALGCALPLAACSHPGKTAVTPADSPTSTAPPAVAGSASQCDPEKLTGLTGQTATEAVIQKAVKDSGARNARVLKPGMAMTMDFREDRLSIEVDAQNRIVRANCG, translated from the coding sequence ATGCGTCTGAACCTTCTGTTCGCCCTGGGCTGCGCCCTGCCGCTGGCCGCGTGCAGCCATCCCGGCAAGACGGCGGTGACGCCGGCTGACAGCCCCACCTCCACCGCGCCGCCCGCGGTGGCCGGCAGCGCCTCCCAATGCGACCCGGAAAAACTCACCGGCCTGACCGGGCAGACCGCCACCGAGGCGGTGATCCAGAAAGCGGTGAAGGACAGCGGTGCGCGCAACGCCCGCGTGCTCAAGCCGGGCATGGCGATGACGATGGATTTCCGCGAAGACCGGCTCAGCATCGAAGTGGACGCGCAGAACAGGATCGTGCGCGCCAACTGCGGGTGA
- a CDS encoding M56 family metallopeptidase encodes MSELLMRLGWTSVQSAVLVALVWGVCRLLPQLPAATRCRLWWLVAAQAVLGLVWSSPLELAVLPAPATMTAPAVALPAFDAAVQAAPVAYAPAAVETATMAWSWPSLLLALWAAGVLLMVAHSLRGYRASRALVRSATECTDAGLQQALQLAAEAHGLRRAPRLKLSAQIRSPQLIGPWRPVLLLPARELPAMSADDLDMALTHELIHLQRRDLWWGLLPAVSQHLFFFHPLVHVAAREYALAREEACDGAVVAGHGHCRHDYGRLLVQLGVAPRPAVGVASASPNLRSLKRRLVTLQQTRNVPRVASLAITALFVVVGVAPLRLVAAPPPPPAAPQAPVAPSAPTPPAALPAPAPRPAPAALPAPEPAPAPEPLSAPEPPAAPAAPRAPEPPKDLDDGMSYVTHGRLDIGRQPAQAFVLMGGDDNFVDASVADLKQARRDVGGSAPALWVRRGQARYLIRDPAVLSQLSRSQSDVAALGNAQAELGDRQAVIGQQLANVSMQVTADALAAVDVEAVADHVTRQAGLDAAAEANQAARQAGAASASASQSARQARVATAKAVDARQITLVAREQAQLGREQARLAQQQSLASARAVREVRTAIDQALASGKAKRLRD; translated from the coding sequence ATGAGTGAGCTGTTGATGCGGCTGGGCTGGACCAGCGTGCAGAGCGCGGTGCTGGTGGCGCTGGTGTGGGGCGTGTGCCGCCTGCTGCCGCAGCTGCCGGCCGCCACCCGCTGCCGCCTGTGGTGGCTGGTGGCCGCACAGGCGGTACTGGGCCTGGTGTGGAGCAGCCCGCTGGAGTTGGCCGTGCTGCCCGCACCCGCCACCATGACGGCACCCGCGGTGGCGTTGCCCGCGTTCGATGCCGCCGTGCAGGCGGCCCCGGTCGCCTACGCGCCGGCCGCGGTCGAGACGGCGACGATGGCGTGGTCCTGGCCCTCGCTGCTGCTGGCCTTGTGGGCCGCCGGCGTGCTGTTGATGGTGGCGCACAGCCTGCGGGGCTACCGCGCCAGCCGCGCGCTGGTGCGCAGCGCCACCGAGTGCACCGACGCCGGGCTGCAGCAGGCATTGCAGTTGGCTGCCGAAGCCCACGGCCTGCGCCGTGCGCCGCGCCTGAAGCTCTCCGCGCAGATCCGCTCGCCGCAGTTGATCGGCCCCTGGCGGCCGGTGCTGCTGTTGCCAGCGCGCGAGCTGCCGGCGATGTCGGCCGACGACCTGGACATGGCGCTGACCCATGAGCTGATCCATCTGCAGCGCCGTGACCTGTGGTGGGGCCTGCTGCCGGCGGTGTCGCAGCATCTGTTCTTCTTCCACCCGCTGGTGCACGTGGCAGCCCGCGAGTACGCGCTGGCCCGCGAAGAAGCCTGCGATGGCGCCGTCGTGGCCGGGCATGGCCATTGCCGCCATGACTATGGCCGCCTGCTGGTGCAGCTCGGTGTCGCGCCGCGTCCTGCGGTGGGCGTGGCCAGCGCCTCGCCCAACCTGCGCAGTCTCAAGCGCCGCCTGGTGACCCTGCAGCAGACCCGCAACGTGCCGCGCGTGGCTTCGTTGGCGATCACTGCGTTGTTCGTGGTGGTCGGCGTGGCGCCGCTGCGTCTGGTGGCTGCGCCGCCGCCGCCGCCGGCCGCACCCCAGGCACCGGTCGCGCCCAGCGCACCCACCCCGCCGGCAGCGCTGCCGGCACCGGCACCGCGACCGGCCCCTGCGGCGCTGCCCGCGCCTGAGCCTGCTCCCGCGCCGGAACCGCTGTCGGCCCCGGAACCGCCGGCCGCGCCTGCCGCACCCCGTGCGCCGGAGCCGCCGAAGGATCTGGACGACGGCATGTCCTACGTCACCCACGGCCGGCTCGACATCGGCCGGCAGCCCGCGCAGGCCTTCGTGCTGATGGGCGGCGACGACAACTTCGTCGATGCGTCCGTCGCCGACCTCAAGCAGGCCCGACGCGACGTGGGCGGCAGCGCGCCGGCGCTGTGGGTACGCCGTGGCCAGGCGCGCTATCTGATCCGCGATCCTGCCGTGCTCAGCCAGCTCAGCCGCAGCCAATCCGACGTGGCCGCGCTGGGCAACGCACAGGCTGAACTGGGCGACCGCCAAGCCGTGATCGGGCAGCAGTTGGCCAACGTCTCGATGCAGGTCACCGCAGATGCTCTGGCGGCGGTGGATGTCGAGGCGGTAGCCGATCACGTCACCCGCCAGGCCGGCCTGGATGCGGCCGCCGAGGCCAACCAGGCCGCTCGGCAGGCGGGTGCGGCGTCAGCCAGCGCCAGCCAGTCAGCACGCCAGGCGCGCGTCGCCACAGCCAAGGCGGTGGATGCCCGCCAGATCACCCTGGTGGCACGCGAGCAGGCGCAACTGGGCCGCGAACAGGCGCGTCTGGCGCAGCAGCAGAGCCTGGCCTCGGCCCGCGCCGTGCGCGAGGTCCGCACGGCCATCGATCAGGCGCTGGCCAGCGGCAAGGCCAAGCGCCTGCGCGACTGA
- a CDS encoding BlaI/MecI/CopY family transcriptional regulator — translation MRGKTIGDQELALLQYIAEQDRPSVGEVATGFGEPRGLARSTVLTMMERLRAKSYLSRKQVDGVYRYATTSGQDSVVQGAVASFVEKTLQGSVSPFVAFMSHKVDVSDQELAELEALVAQLQSRKREG, via the coding sequence ATGCGCGGCAAGACCATCGGGGACCAGGAACTGGCCCTGCTGCAGTACATCGCGGAACAGGACCGCCCCAGTGTCGGGGAGGTCGCCACCGGCTTCGGGGAGCCGCGCGGGCTGGCACGCTCGACCGTGCTGACCATGATGGAGCGCCTGCGCGCCAAGTCGTACCTGAGCCGCAAGCAGGTGGACGGCGTGTACCGCTATGCCACCACCAGTGGCCAGGACAGCGTGGTGCAGGGCGCCGTGGCCAGCTTCGTGGAGAAGACGCTGCAGGGCTCGGTCTCGCCGTTCGTTGCCTTCATGTCGCACAAGGTGGATGTCAGCGATCAGGAACTGGCCGAGCTGGAAGCGCTGGTCGCACAGTTGCAGTCACGCAAGCGGGAGGGCTGA